A stretch of the Nosocomiicoccus ampullae genome encodes the following:
- a CDS encoding DMT family transporter: protein MNNITKGIIALIISSLGFSLMSLFVKYSGDLPTVQKAFFRNFVAMLIALILVVRYREPLFGKKENQKLLLLRSTLGLLGVILNFYTLDKLVLSDADILNKLSPFFTIILSAIFLKEYIRRFQMTSIVIAFIGAIFIIKPSFESASFDALVGVIGALAAAGAYTVLRVLGDREKFYTVVFYFSGFSTVALLPFFIYNYEPMTMEQLIFLLLAGVAASVGQFGLTIAYSYAPAREISIFFYTTIIFTAIFSIVFFGEYPDVFSIIGYIIIFAASFYMYMKNLPPKGSRTKV, encoded by the coding sequence TTGAATAATATAACTAAAGGGATTATCGCATTAATAATCTCTTCACTTGGTTTTAGTTTAATGTCTTTGTTTGTTAAGTATTCAGGTGACTTACCAACAGTGCAAAAAGCATTTTTTAGAAATTTTGTCGCAATGCTTATTGCACTCATTCTAGTTGTTCGTTATAGAGAGCCATTATTTGGTAAAAAAGAAAACCAAAAACTACTCTTACTCCGCTCGACACTTGGACTCCTCGGGGTCATATTAAACTTCTACACACTAGACAAACTCGTGTTAAGTGACGCTGATATTTTAAATAAACTAAGTCCATTCTTTACGATTATTTTATCAGCAATCTTTTTAAAGGAATATATTAGAAGATTCCAAATGACGTCTATTGTGATTGCATTTATCGGTGCGATTTTTATTATTAAACCGTCGTTTGAAAGTGCATCGTTCGATGCATTAGTCGGTGTTATCGGAGCACTTGCCGCTGCAGGAGCATATACTGTGTTAAGAGTTCTCGGGGATCGTGAAAAATTCTATACTGTCGTATTTTACTTTTCAGGGTTCTCAACAGTTGCGCTACTGCCGTTTTTCATCTATAACTACGAACCGATGACGATGGAACAACTGATTTTCTTACTACTCGCAGGAGTTGCAGCATCAGTTGGACAGTTTGGTCTAACGATTGCTTATAGTTACGCACCAGCGAGAGAAATCTCGATATTCTTCTACACGACAATTATATTTACAGCAATCTTCAGTATCGTATTCTTTGGAGAGTATCCGGACGTATTCTCAATTATCGGTTATATTATTATATTTGCAGCAAGTTTCTACATGTACATGAAAAACTTACCACCAAAAGGAAGTCGTACAAAAGTCTAG
- a CDS encoding FixH family protein yields the protein MKKLFGTLFLSSALVLTACGNETEEAHDEHSDHEHDEVAGLDVELTTPETTEAGEEVEFVAHVTSNDEDVNDADKVVFEVLKDDESLDHIDGEFDENGKYKIKYTFEESGTYEVISHVDANGLHTMPKNEVVVE from the coding sequence ATGAAAAAATTATTTGGGACATTGTTTTTATCAAGTGCACTAGTACTTACAGCTTGCGGTAATGAGACTGAAGAAGCGCATGACGAGCATAGTGACCACGAACATGATGAAGTTGCGGGTCTTGACGTTGAGTTAACGACACCTGAAACTACTGAAGCAGGTGAAGAAGTAGAGTTCGTCGCACACGTGACATCAAACGATGAAGATGTAAACGATGCAGACAAAGTCGTATTCGAAGTACTAAAAGATGATGAAAGTCTTGATCACATTGACGGTGAATTCGATGAGAACGGAAAATATAAAATTAAATACACATTCGAAGAATCAGGAACTTATGAAGTTATCTCACACGTAGACGCAAATGGTTTACACACAATGCCTAAAAATGAAGTCGTTGTAGAGTAA
- a CDS encoding SDR family NAD(P)-dependent oxidoreductase: MNKTYIITDALTSIGQRLAQELSKNGHNLILSGDDYSGLEELHKNISENSDAHHEVFLLEQAKEIDWLNMVEKIESTYDGLNGIIFIHSIHTEDNSVYNVSYDEFTEVMDEHVWGTYLGVRTLRNQLIETKETKIINLVEPTDEEVFEHNLYYAVTGAIEGLTHALERELRKEDLDVYTLSYRPPVNNDDFNTNDNRALNTILKILDDEYLNDNGETIVIH, translated from the coding sequence ATGAATAAGACATATATTATAACAGATGCGCTGACTTCAATTGGCCAACGTCTCGCACAAGAATTGTCAAAAAACGGACATAACTTAATACTTTCTGGAGACGACTATAGTGGCCTTGAAGAACTTCACAAAAATATAAGTGAAAATAGTGACGCACATCATGAAGTATTTTTACTTGAACAAGCAAAAGAAATTGATTGGCTAAATATGGTTGAAAAAATAGAATCAACGTATGACGGTTTAAATGGGATAATTTTCATTCACTCAATTCATACAGAAGATAATAGTGTTTATAACGTTTCTTATGATGAATTTACTGAAGTTATGGATGAACACGTATGGGGGACGTACTTAGGTGTTCGTACGTTACGTAATCAGTTAATCGAAACGAAAGAAACAAAAATTATAAATTTAGTTGAACCAACAGATGAAGAAGTGTTTGAACATAACTTATATTATGCAGTGACAGGTGCGATTGAGGGGTTAACACACGCTTTAGAACGTGAACTTCGTAAAGAGGATCTAGACGTGTACACACTCAGTTATCGTCCACCAGTTAATAATGACGATTTTAATACGAACGATAATCGTGCGTTAAACACTATTTTAAAAATTCTAGATGATGAGTATTTAAATGATAACGGCGAAACGATAGTAATTCATTAA
- a CDS encoding ABC transporter permease, which translates to MAKKLFRLDILIIVLIFTSILSIFVGVSSLPLSDIFNLSDQQKTVLLHSRIPRTVSIIIAGAALSTCGLIMQQLTRNKFVSPTTAGTMEWAQLGILIGMIFFPAASMLMRLSFATALALIGTLIFMQIITRIKFKDIIFVPLIGIMLGGVVSSVGTFLALRTNNLQSISTWMHGSFSTLVTGRYEILYISIPLFILAIFYAHQFTVAGMGEDFSKNLGLNYRRVVNIGLFITAAITAIVVVTVGMLPFLGLIVPNIVSIFRGDHLRSTIFLTATLGGIFVMICDIIGRVIIYPYEVSVGLVIAVFGSAIFLFMIYRRVKYAE; encoded by the coding sequence ATGGCAAAAAAATTATTTCGACTAGACATATTAATAATCGTGCTCATATTCACATCTATACTTTCAATATTTGTCGGTGTGAGTAGTTTGCCGCTGAGTGACATATTTAATTTAAGCGATCAACAAAAAACAGTTTTATTACATAGCAGAATCCCGCGTACTGTGTCGATTATTATTGCAGGAGCGGCGCTTTCGACGTGTGGTCTTATTATGCAACAACTCACGCGTAACAAATTCGTATCACCAACGACAGCAGGAACGATGGAGTGGGCACAGCTTGGTATTTTAATCGGTATGATATTCTTCCCAGCTGCGAGCATGTTAATGAGATTATCATTCGCGACAGCACTCGCATTAATAGGGACTTTAATTTTTATGCAAATTATTACACGTATTAAATTTAAAGATATCATTTTTGTACCACTGATCGGTATTATGCTTGGTGGCGTTGTTTCGAGTGTTGGGACATTTTTAGCACTCCGCACGAATAATTTACAATCTATTTCAACTTGGATGCATGGTAGTTTCTCTACACTTGTAACTGGACGATATGAAATTTTATATATTAGTATTCCGTTGTTTATATTAGCAATTTTTTATGCACATCAATTTACAGTTGCAGGTATGGGAGAAGATTTCTCTAAAAACTTAGGCTTAAATTACAGAAGAGTCGTTAATATTGGCTTATTTATTACTGCAGCGATTACAGCAATTGTCGTTGTAACCGTTGGTATGCTTCCGTTTTTAGGGTTAATTGTTCCGAATATCGTTTCGATATTTAGAGGAGATCATCTAAGGAGTACGATTTTCTTAACCGCAACACTTGGTGGGATATTCGTAATGATATGTGACATTATTGGTCGTGTTATCATTTACCCGTACGAAGTGTCAGTTGGTCTTGTCATTGCCGTATTCGGTAGTGCAATCTTCCTATTTATGATTTATAGGAGGGTGAAATATGCGGAGTAA
- a CDS encoding iron chelate uptake ABC transporter family permease subunit, with protein sequence MRSNKKLNIQLIVLALIALALIAFYMFYGLNFKILHYQLPSRVLRTAAIIVVATAIAVSTVIFQTIVKNRIITPTIMGLDSVYVFIQTTIVFIAGVSSPLLLNSAYNYFLSMAILVIFTVIVFKYLFKMTRNNVFILLLIGIILGTFFGNLATFMQVLISPEDFLVLQGQLFGSFTSINETLLYITLGIVSIMVIIILLDFSSLDVMSLGRDHAINLGINYDRKVSELLIIVAILVSASTALVGPIMFLGLLVINLAHEVLKTYKHFYIIIGTTLISVIALLIGQMVVQFVFKNNIELSVIINLVGGVYFIYLMLRRSKA encoded by the coding sequence ATGCGGAGTAATAAAAAGCTCAATATACAACTGATAGTACTCGCATTAATTGCGTTAGCGTTAATCGCATTTTACATGTTTTACGGCTTAAATTTTAAAATTTTACATTATCAGTTGCCATCAAGAGTGTTAAGAACGGCTGCGATTATCGTTGTAGCGACTGCAATCGCAGTTTCTACAGTGATATTTCAAACGATTGTTAAAAATAGAATTATCACCCCAACAATAATGGGACTTGATTCAGTCTATGTATTTATACAAACGACGATTGTATTTATTGCAGGAGTGAGTTCACCATTATTATTAAATAGTGCATACAACTATTTTTTAAGTATGGCTATACTCGTTATTTTTACAGTAATCGTATTTAAATACTTATTCAAAATGACGAGAAACAACGTATTTATATTATTATTAATCGGTATTATACTTGGTACATTTTTCGGAAACTTAGCGACATTTATGCAAGTGTTAATTAGTCCAGAAGACTTCCTCGTATTACAAGGGCAACTGTTCGGCTCTTTTACATCGATTAATGAGACATTGTTATACATCACACTCGGAATTGTGAGCATAATGGTGATTATTATTTTACTCGATTTTTCATCACTCGATGTGATGTCACTTGGTAGAGATCATGCAATCAACCTCGGAATTAACTATGATCGTAAAGTATCTGAACTTCTTATTATTGTTGCGATACTTGTGTCAGCATCAACAGCACTTGTCGGTCCGATTATGTTTTTAGGACTTTTAGTCATTAACCTTGCACATGAAGTGTTAAAAACATATAAACACTTCTACATCATTATAGGAACGACATTAATTAGTGTTATCGCACTTTTAATCGGTCAAATGGTTGTACAGTTTGTATTTAAGAATAACATTGAACTAAGTGTTATCATTAACTTAGTAGGTGGGGTGTACTTCATCTATTTAATGCTAAGGAGGAGTAAGGCTTGA
- a CDS encoding ABC transporter ATP-binding protein — protein MIQIKGLSKAYGNKKVVDNVSLDIEKGKLMSLIGPNGAGKSTVISMVTRLMDKNSGEVLLEGENLFTKPDNELAKKISILKQSNHLNLNITVRELIAFGRYPYCKGRLKAEDNEKIDEAIKYMGLQDLEDRMIDELSGGQRQRAYIAMTIAQDTEYIFLDEPLNNLDMKHSVQIMQILRRLCRERNKTIIIVIHDINFASCYSDNIAALKDGKLQISGTKDEVIQEDILRDIYDMDIQIQSVCGHQICIYFDGEAAESRQVFGGV, from the coding sequence TTGATTCAAATAAAAGGTCTTTCTAAGGCGTATGGTAACAAAAAAGTAGTAGATAACGTATCTCTCGATATAGAAAAAGGTAAACTGATGTCACTTATCGGCCCAAACGGTGCAGGTAAAAGTACAGTTATTTCAATGGTGACACGTTTAATGGATAAAAATAGCGGAGAAGTTTTGTTAGAAGGTGAAAACTTATTTACAAAACCAGATAACGAACTCGCTAAAAAAATCTCTATTTTAAAACAGAGTAACCATTTAAATTTAAATATTACAGTTAGAGAACTGATTGCATTTGGTCGTTACCCATATTGTAAAGGTCGACTGAAAGCAGAAGATAACGAAAAAATTGACGAAGCCATTAAATATATGGGACTTCAAGATTTAGAAGATCGTATGATTGATGAGTTATCCGGTGGTCAACGTCAACGTGCGTATATTGCGATGACTATCGCACAAGATACGGAGTACATCTTTTTAGATGAACCATTGAATAACTTAGATATGAAACACTCGGTTCAAATTATGCAAATTTTACGTAGATTATGCCGAGAAAGAAACAAGACGATTATTATTGTAATCCACGATATTAACTTCGCGTCATGTTACTCGGATAATATCGCTGCATTAAAAGATGGTAAACTTCAAATTTCGGGTACGAAAGATGAAGTCATCCAAGAAGATATTTTACGAGATATTTATGATATGGATATTCAAATACAAAGCGTATGTGGTCACCAAATTTGTATATACTTTGATGGTGAAGCAGCAGAATCACGTCAAGTATTTGGGGGCGTATAA
- a CDS encoding siderophore ABC transporter substrate-binding protein: MNIKKLSALVLLFLGIIVLSACSSDATSEESSDESSSEKETISYENKFDMRLTDKPDGDTEAVNETIDVPKNSEKVVLLDIGVASTFDALDLEDNIIGLTKGDNKSSLGEDLETFKDDKYANLGGLKEPDYEKIAELDPEIIMTGARQTNKDTIEELKKAAPNAVVINVAAQSDNFFNDIKDMTSFIGQLYDKETEADELNKELDEKIDETNQAVNENDKTMMFIQTNGGDLSLHGPGGRYDYLYHPIGFEASGEEPDQEKTASHGNQISYEYISKQNPGIVLVMDRGAAISNGKDATKVDVIKTDVTNNVDAVKDDNIFELDSVRWYLNSGGHITAMKQLEEIEEILSEVK, from the coding sequence ATGAACATTAAAAAATTATCAGCATTAGTTTTATTATTTTTAGGAATTATCGTGCTTTCAGCGTGTAGTAGTGATGCAACATCAGAAGAGAGTAGCGACGAAAGTAGCTCAGAAAAAGAAACAATTTCTTACGAAAATAAATTCGATATGAGATTAACAGACAAGCCGGATGGAGACACAGAAGCAGTCAATGAAACGATTGACGTCCCTAAAAACTCAGAAAAAGTCGTGTTATTAGATATTGGTGTAGCATCTACATTTGATGCACTTGACTTAGAAGATAATATTATTGGATTAACAAAAGGAGATAACAAGTCTTCATTAGGTGAAGACCTTGAAACTTTTAAAGATGACAAGTATGCAAATCTTGGTGGTTTAAAAGAGCCTGACTACGAAAAAATTGCAGAATTAGATCCAGAAATTATTATGACTGGTGCACGTCAAACAAATAAAGATACGATTGAAGAATTAAAAAAAGCTGCGCCTAATGCAGTAGTCATTAACGTTGCAGCACAATCAGATAATTTCTTTAACGATATTAAAGATATGACAAGCTTTATTGGTCAATTATACGACAAAGAAACAGAAGCAGATGAACTTAACAAAGAATTAGATGAAAAAATCGATGAAACTAATCAAGCAGTTAATGAAAATGATAAAACGATGATGTTCATCCAAACAAATGGTGGCGACTTATCACTTCATGGTCCAGGTGGACGCTATGATTACTTATATCATCCAATTGGATTTGAAGCATCTGGTGAAGAACCTGATCAAGAAAAAACAGCATCACACGGTAACCAAATTTCTTATGAGTACATCTCGAAACAAAATCCAGGTATCGTACTAGTTATGGATAGAGGTGCAGCGATTAGTAATGGTAAAGACGCAACTAAAGTTGACGTAATTAAAACAGATGTTACAAACAACGTTGATGCAGTTAAAGATGACAATATCTTTGAATTAGACTCAGTTAGATGGTACTTAAATTCTGGTGGTCATATTACAGCTATGAAGCAACTGGAAGAAATCGAAGAGATTTTAAGTGAAGTTAAATAA
- the murB gene encoding UDP-N-acetylmuramate dehydrogenase codes for MNIEKSLREKLNGSSIKVNEPLKNYTYSHTGGIADYYITVYNIHDAMETIHFAREHNIPLTYLGNGSNLIIRDGGIRGIVLNTLELKDIKREGDYIIAGSGSRIIDVSRFARDESLTGLEFACGIPGSVGGAVYMNAGAYGGELKDCLEEVKVVTPEGELLTLHRDELHLGYRQSIVQENGYLVVEATFKLAEGNIDEINAVMTELTRLRESKQPLELPSCGSVFQRPPGHFAGKLIQDSKLQGHRIGGVEVSKKHAGFMVNIDNGTGSDYEELIHYVQKVVKEKFDVELQREVRIIGEHTKNPNQE; via the coding sequence ATGAATATTGAAAAATCCTTACGTGAAAAACTAAATGGTTCTTCTATTAAAGTAAATGAACCTTTAAAAAACTACACGTACTCGCACACAGGCGGTATCGCAGATTACTATATTACAGTATATAATATACACGATGCAATGGAAACTATCCATTTTGCGCGAGAACATAACATTCCTTTAACGTATCTAGGAAATGGTTCTAACTTAATTATTCGTGACGGTGGTATTCGAGGCATCGTTTTAAATACGCTAGAACTAAAAGACATTAAACGTGAAGGAGATTATATTATCGCTGGTAGTGGAAGTCGAATTATCGACGTATCTCGCTTTGCAAGAGATGAATCACTCACTGGTTTAGAGTTTGCTTGTGGTATTCCTGGTAGCGTCGGGGGCGCTGTGTATATGAATGCTGGTGCGTATGGTGGTGAACTAAAAGACTGCCTAGAAGAAGTTAAAGTCGTTACACCTGAAGGTGAATTACTAACACTTCACCGCGATGAATTACACCTTGGATATAGACAAAGTATCGTCCAAGAAAATGGATATTTAGTCGTCGAGGCAACGTTTAAGCTTGCTGAAGGTAATATAGATGAAATCAATGCTGTAATGACAGAACTCACTCGATTACGTGAAAGTAAACAGCCACTTGAACTGCCGTCATGTGGATCAGTGTTCCAAAGACCACCGGGACATTTTGCTGGAAAGCTTATTCAAGATAGTAAACTTCAAGGACATCGAATTGGTGGTGTTGAAGTATCTAAAAAACATGCTGGATTTATGGTCAATATCGATAACGGTACAGGTAGTGATTACGAAGAATTAATTCACTACGTTCAAAAAGTTGTTAAAGAGAAATTTGATGTCGAGTTACAGCGTGAAGTAAGAATTATCGGTGAACATACAAAAAATCCGAATCAAGAATAA
- a CDS encoding EMYY motif lipoprotein, whose translation MYKIFKVATLSIIVLLLCACRSSLSNDLEMYESSMKKIYALDKKYYEHLSEIDLEKIEHVSTRTEKDIERSEVDKLKKNIDDNLIPISEEMVEELEKIDITNEEIKKIHKDYAESIHLKESFSKELGAGTDLFIAYEESTDQLIKDSEAVSAAKEERQSIIQKDHSKQANNEIDEVIDIVNEKSKELEDNVTLLQGDDDADEKERIVEEVLMPILDDQIEKLNQLSLETDDAKAVRSMSLEMFYTFKSYYRERINIIKIYEEEQDIQTQKSISKIETFKKLDDTYHEELNKLKEETK comes from the coding sequence ATGTATAAGATATTTAAAGTCGCAACACTTTCAATAATTGTATTACTCCTTTGTGCGTGTCGTTCATCGTTAAGTAATGATCTCGAAATGTACGAATCTTCGATGAAAAAAATATATGCGCTCGATAAAAAGTATTATGAACATTTATCTGAAATAGATTTAGAAAAAATTGAACATGTCAGTACGAGAACTGAAAAAGATATTGAAAGAAGTGAAGTCGATAAGCTAAAGAAAAATATCGATGACAATCTTATTCCAATTTCTGAAGAGATGGTTGAAGAACTAGAAAAAATTGACATTACAAATGAAGAAATTAAAAAAATTCATAAAGACTATGCTGAAAGTATACATCTAAAAGAATCTTTTTCTAAAGAACTCGGAGCTGGTACAGATCTTTTCATTGCATATGAAGAATCGACAGATCAACTGATTAAAGACAGTGAAGCGGTGAGTGCTGCTAAAGAAGAGCGTCAAAGTATTATTCAAAAAGATCATTCTAAACAAGCGAACAATGAAATTGATGAAGTTATAGATATCGTCAACGAAAAAAGTAAAGAATTAGAAGACAACGTGACGTTACTTCAAGGTGATGACGATGCAGATGAAAAAGAAAGAATCGTAGAAGAAGTACTAATGCCAATTTTAGATGATCAAATCGAAAAGCTAAATCAACTGTCACTTGAAACAGATGATGCTAAAGCAGTGCGTAGTATGAGTCTAGAGATGTTTTACACGTTTAAGTCTTATTACCGTGAAAGAATTAATATCATTAAAATTTACGAAGAAGAGCAAGATATTCAAACTCAAAAAAGTATTTCTAAAATCGAGACGTTTAAAAAATTAGATGATACGTATCACGAAGAATTAAATAAATTAAAAGAAGAAACAAAATAA
- the ytxJ gene encoding bacillithiol system redox-active protein YtxJ has protein sequence MLTKITSIESFDRLLEEKPYFYFMKHSDTCPISARAFDEFQKFHYERDIDGFYLVVREHRELSNYIAEKFNIKHESPQAFYFENGEVKWHDSHGKITVQALGSVED, from the coding sequence ATGTTAACAAAGATAACATCAATCGAGTCATTTGACCGATTGCTCGAAGAGAAACCATACTTTTACTTTATGAAACATAGCGACACTTGTCCAATATCTGCGAGAGCATTTGATGAGTTTCAAAAGTTTCACTATGAACGTGATATCGATGGTTTTTATTTAGTCGTTCGAGAACATAGAGAACTTTCAAATTACATTGCTGAAAAATTTAATATTAAACATGAATCACCACAAGCATTTTACTTTGAAAATGGCGAAGTCAAGTGGCATGATTCTCATGGTAAGATAACAGTTCAAGCACTTGGAAGTGTTGAAGATTAA
- a CDS encoding GGDEF domain-containing protein has translation MILKFILNIALIISGIYVFYRLQYYFRKGVKNKNLFQSVMMTTLAIFSLIIPLYIGDVTLSFYYIPMLLLFLYNKIQYKLLSVVIVFMFYYFLFQYDLVQFIIFLALITVYQLIVPFIKTPKMSVTILSSGLFTVIYLILLYAFVTPISDKTLVAFFIFSLCATILVIKVYEDIDKIFTHFINQEKYQYYDSLTSLGNVRMLDRFIDDAFKKNETVSILLIDIDNFKLFNDMQGYETGDQLIKQVARLLNNHIPTGGKLFRSTGEEFSMVIPDISFDQTVRLAEAIRNAVESTKFHVDNTHVINMTVSIGIGFKTENKNVKKDIIREADNMLFAAKKQGQNRIMFAPIG, from the coding sequence ATGATTTTAAAATTCATCTTAAATATCGCTTTAATCATAAGTGGCATATATGTATTTTACCGATTACAATATTATTTTAGAAAAGGCGTTAAAAATAAAAACTTATTTCAAAGTGTAATGATGACCACACTCGCTATATTTTCTCTCATCATTCCACTCTATATTGGTGATGTGACGTTGTCGTTTTACTACATACCGATGCTCTTATTATTCTTATACAACAAAATTCAGTATAAGCTATTATCAGTAGTTATCGTTTTTATGTTTTACTATTTTCTGTTTCAATATGACCTCGTTCAGTTCATCATATTTTTAGCTTTAATTACTGTGTATCAATTGATCGTGCCGTTTATAAAAACTCCGAAAATGAGTGTTACGATATTATCCAGTGGCTTATTTACAGTCATTTACTTAATTTTATTATACGCGTTTGTTACACCTATTAGTGACAAAACGTTAGTTGCATTTTTCATTTTCTCATTATGTGCAACAATATTAGTGATTAAAGTGTACGAAGATATCGACAAAATATTTACTCATTTTATAAATCAAGAGAAATATCAGTATTATGATTCACTCACTAGTCTTGGTAACGTAAGAATGCTCGATCGTTTTATAGATGATGCATTTAAAAAGAATGAAACAGTCAGTATTCTATTAATTGATATCGATAACTTTAAACTGTTTAACGATATGCAAGGTTATGAAACTGGAGACCAGTTGATTAAACAAGTCGCTCGTTTATTAAATAACCACATCCCAACTGGTGGAAAGTTATTTAGAAGTACAGGCGAAGAGTTTTCAATGGTGATTCCAGATATTTCTTTTGACCAAACTGTGAGACTCGCTGAAGCGATTCGAAATGCTGTTGAATCAACAAAATTTCACGTGGATAATACACACGTCATCAACATGACAGTGTCCATTGGTATCGGCTTTAAAACAGAAAATAAAAACGTCAAAAAAGATATTATTCGTGAAGCGGACAATATGCTGTTTGCCGCAAAAAAACAAGGGCAAAACCGGATTATGTTTGCACCTATTGGATAA